The Angustibacter sp. Root456 genome contains the following window.
GCTGGGTGGCGGCCATCTGCTGTGCCGTGTCGAGCACCTGGACGGCTTCGGCGCGGTCGAGGTCGGCCGAGGAGAGCAGGTGGCGCATCAGTGCTCGCCTCCCGTCGGCGCGGGGCGGCTGATCCGCACCTCGTCACGTCCGTCGTGCTCGGCCAGCAGCACGCTCACGCGCTCGGTGAGCGACGTCGGCAGGTTCTTGCCCACGTGGTCGGCGCGGATCGGCAGCTCCCGGTGGCCGCGGTCGACCAGCACGGCCAGGCGGACGGCGCGCGGCCGGCCGACGTTCGCCAGCGCGTCGAGGGCAGCCCGCACCGTGCGACCGGAGAACAGCACGTCGTCGACGAGCACGACCGTGCGGTCGTCGAGGCCCTCGGGCGGCAGGTCGGTGCGCTCGAGCGAGCGCACGGGCTGGTGGCGCAGGTCGTCGCGGTACATCGTGACGTCGAGCGCGCCGACCGGCACGGTGCCGCCCTCGACCTGCGCGATCCGCTCGGCCAGCCGGTGGGCCAGTGCCACGCCGCGGGTCGGGATGCCCAGCAGCACGAGGTTCTGCGAGCCCTTGTTCTGCTCGAGGATCTCGTGGGCGATGCGCGTGAGCACCCGGCGGATCTCGGGGGCCTCCAGCACCGTCGTCTCGACGAGGGGGCCGGCCCCGCTCAGGGGCTCCGGGACATGAGTCATCGCATGCTCCTTCCCCGCCTCACAGGACGGGTCGTTAAAGGATTCGCCCATGACGGTACCTCACGCGTCCGGACGGCTGATCGCGGGGGTGCTGTTCGGGTGCTCCTCCCGTGTCGCACTTGACGCGAGTCGTCACGCTCCGTGACCATGTGGAGGCAGCTGGTCCGCGGGTGACCGGCCGACCGAGGAGACGAGCATGTCGACGGACTACGCCAGATCGCTGGGGGCGCGGCTGCGCGCGATCCGCACGCAGCAGGGGCTGTCCCTGCACGGCGTCGAGGAGCGGTCGGACGGGAAGTGGAAGGCCGTCGTGGTGGGCTCGTACGAGCGCGGCGACCGCGCCGTCACCGTGCAGCGGCTGGCCGAGCTCGCCGACTTCTACGGTGTGCCGGTCTCTGCGCTGCTGCCCGACGCCGGCAGCAGCTCGGTCGTCGAGGCGCCCCCGCGGTTGGTCATCGACCTGGAGCGGCTCGGCAACGTGCCGGCCGAGCGGGCCGGCCCCCTGGCTCGCTATGCCTCGACGATCCAGTCGCAGCGCGGCGACTACAACGGCAAGGTGCTCTCGATCCGCCAGGACGACCTGCGCACGCTCGCCGTCATCTACGACATGCCACCGGCCATGCTCGCCGAGGAGCTCATCAGCTGGGGCGTGCTCGACCCCGACGCGCGCCGGGCCGTCGACCCGTCGTCCGACCGCGTCTGACCCGCCCCTCCCCCGGCGTGATCATGCACGCCAGCGCGGCACACCGCTGACCCGGCGGAACGCCGCGCTGTGCGTCGGTGCAGCTAGAGCGCGATGCTCGGCTTCAGCTCGAGCACCCGGCTCAGCAGCCCGTTGACGAACGACGGCGAGTCGTCGGTCGACAGGCTCTTGGCGAGCTCGACGGCCTCCGACACGGCAACCGCGTCGGGGACGTCGTCGTTGTAGAGGATCTCCCAGATCCCGAGACGCAGCAGCGCGCGGTCGACGGCCGGCATGCGCTCGATGGTCCAGCCCTGGGAGTACGTCGAGATCAGCTCGTCGAGCCGCTCGCGACGGGCGACCACGCCCTCGACCAGCTCACCGGTGTACTCGTTGACGGGCGGGTCGGACGCCGCTACCCGGTCGGCGAGGACGCGCAACGGGTCGCGCCGGCGCTGGTCGGCCTCGAAGAGGACGTCGACCGCCCGCTTGCGGGCCTTGGTGCGTGCAGCCACCTGGGCTCAGTTCACCCGGCCGAGGTAGTCACCCGTGCGGGTGTCGACCTTGACCTTGGTACCGGTCTCGAGGAACAGCGGCACGGCGATCTGCGCGCCGGTCTCGAGCGTCGCGGGCTTGGTGCCGCCGGTGGAGCGATCGCCCTGCAGGCCCGGCTCGGTGTACGTGATCTCCAGGACGACGGAGGCCGGCAGCTCGACGTACAGCGGCGTGCCGTCGTGCAGCGCCACCACGGCGTTCTGGTTCTCGAGCATGAAGTCGGCTGCGGTGCCCACGGTGTCGGCCGGCACGTGGATCTGGTCGTACGTGTCGGTGTCCATGAAGACGAAGTCGTCGCCGTCCTTGTACAGGTACTGCATGTCGCGCTTGTCGACGTTCGCAGTCTCGACCTTCGTGCCCGCGTTGAAGGTCTTGTCGACGACCTTGCCAGAGAGCACTGCCTTGAGCTTGGTGCGCACGAACGCCGGGCCCTTGCCGGGCTTGACGTGCTGGAACTCCACCACTGACCACAGCTGGCCTTCGATGTTGAGCACCATGCCGTTCTTCAGGTCGTTCGTCGTCGCCACTGCCGTCGCTCTCTGTGGGGGAATGTCGAGGTCCGAGCCCCGTCGGGGCCGCCGACCATGGTACCGGCTGGGCGGCGGCTTCTTTTCAGGCTGCCGCGACGGTCAGGCGAGCTCGGCGTAGGCCGCGAGCAGCAGGGACGGGTCGGGCCCCTCGAGCCGCGTGGGCTGGGCCAGGCCGGTGAGGACGACGAACCGCAGCAGGTCACCGCGCGACTTCTTGTCGCGGCGCATGGCCGACAGCAGCTGGTCCCAGCGGTCCTGGCGGTAGGTCGTGGGCAGGCCGAGTGCGGCGAGGACGTCACGGTGCCGGTCGGCGGTGGCGTCGTCCAGCCGTCCGGCGACGCGGGCCAGCTCGGCGGCGAACACCATGCCGACGCTGACGGCCGCCCCGTGCCGCCAGCTGTAGCGCTCGACGTGCTCCACCGCGTGCCCCAGCGTGTGGCCGTAGTTGAGGATCTCGCGCAGGCCGCTCTCGCGCAGGTCCCTGCCCACGACGTCGGCCTTCACGCGCACGCTGCGCTCGACGAGCTCGCGGGTGGTCGGGGTGTCCCAGGCCGTCGTCGCCGCCGGGTCGCGCTCGACCAGGTCGAGGATGGCGGGATCGGCGATGAAGCCGCACTTGACCACCTCGGCGAGGCCGGCGATGAAGTCGTTGCGCGGCAACGTCTCCAGTGTGCCGAGATCGCACAGCACCCCTGCCGGCGGGTGGAAGGCGCCCACGAGGTTCTTGCCCTCGGTGGTGTTGATGCCGGTCTTGCCTCCCACGGCGGCGTCGACCATGCCCGCCAGCGTGGTCGGCAGGTGCACGACCCGCACGCCCCGCAGCCACGTCGCCGCCACGAACCCGGCCAGGTCGGTGGTCGCTCCCCCGCCGACGCCGACGACCGCGTCACTGCGCGTGAAGCCGGCCTGGCCCAGCACGCCCCACAGGAAGTCGGCGACCTGCGCGGTCTTGGCCTCCTCGGCGTCCGGCACCTCGGCGACATAGGCCTCGAAGCCTTGGGCTGCAAGGTCGTCGCGCACGGCCTCGCCGGTGGCCCGGAGAGCCTTCGGGTGCACGACGAGCACCCGCTGGACTCCCTCGCCGAGCATACCGGGCAGCTCGCCGAGCAGCTGCTCCCCGATGACGACGTCGTACGGCTGGTCACCGGTGACG
Protein-coding sequences here:
- a CDS encoding transcriptional regulator translates to MSTDYARSLGARLRAIRTQQGLSLHGVEERSDGKWKAVVVGSYERGDRAVTVQRLAELADFYGVPVSALLPDAGSSSVVEAPPRLVIDLERLGNVPAERAGPLARYASTIQSQRGDYNGKVLSIRQDDLRTLAVIYDMPPAMLAEELISWGVLDPDARRAVDPSSDRV
- the nusB gene encoding transcription antitermination factor NusB, whose protein sequence is MAARTKARKRAVDVLFEADQRRRDPLRVLADRVAASDPPVNEYTGELVEGVVARRERLDELISTYSQGWTIERMPAVDRALLRLGIWEILYNDDVPDAVAVSEAVELAKSLSTDDSPSFVNGLLSRVLELKPSIAL
- the pyrR gene encoding bifunctional pyr operon transcriptional regulator/uracil phosphoribosyltransferase PyrR, encoding MTHVPEPLSGAGPLVETTVLEAPEIRRVLTRIAHEILEQNKGSQNLVLLGIPTRGVALAHRLAERIAQVEGGTVPVGALDVTMYRDDLRHQPVRSLERTDLPPEGLDDRTVVLVDDVLFSGRTVRAALDALANVGRPRAVRLAVLVDRGHRELPIRADHVGKNLPTSLTERVSVLLAEHDGRDEVRISRPAPTGGEH
- the aroB gene encoding 3-dehydroquinate synthase produces the protein MSAPTRVTVTGDQPYDVVIGEQLLGELPGMLGEGVQRVLVVHPKALRATGEAVRDDLAAQGFEAYVAEVPDAEEAKTAQVADFLWGVLGQAGFTRSDAVVGVGGGATTDLAGFVAATWLRGVRVVHLPTTLAGMVDAAVGGKTGINTTEGKNLVGAFHPPAGVLCDLGTLETLPRNDFIAGLAEVVKCGFIADPAILDLVERDPAATTAWDTPTTRELVERSVRVKADVVGRDLRESGLREILNYGHTLGHAVEHVERYSWRHGAAVSVGMVFAAELARVAGRLDDATADRHRDVLAALGLPTTYRQDRWDQLLSAMRRDKKSRGDLLRFVVLTGLAQPTRLEGPDPSLLLAAYAELA
- the efp gene encoding elongation factor P; the encoded protein is MATTNDLKNGMVLNIEGQLWSVVEFQHVKPGKGPAFVRTKLKAVLSGKVVDKTFNAGTKVETANVDKRDMQYLYKDGDDFVFMDTDTYDQIHVPADTVGTAADFMLENQNAVVALHDGTPLYVELPASVVLEITYTEPGLQGDRSTGGTKPATLETGAQIAVPLFLETGTKVKVDTRTGDYLGRVN